In Desulfomonile tiedjei DSM 6799, a genomic segment contains:
- a CDS encoding MDR/zinc-dependent alcohol dehydrogenase-like family protein, with amino-acid sequence MKALVFDGNLSLKDLPVPEPSPNEALVKVLTAGICKTDVEISRGYMDFQGVLGHEFVGTVEQSPDPEQLGERVVGEINAGCGTCSWCKAGMERHCPNRTCLGILGRNGAMAEYLTLPPSNLISVPENLATERAVFAEPLAAALEILEQVHVKPADEVLVIGDGKLGLLVCMVLRLTGCKLLLVGKHPEKLKYFQDLGGSTALLHELADTRDKFDVVVEASGSPGGWKLALDRVKPRGTLVLKSTYHGSLEFNTAPLVIDEITVVGSRCGQLAPALRVMSQGLVDPTPLISGTFLLTEAETAFVKSQEPSSMKVLLKIGS; translated from the coding sequence GTGAAAGCACTTGTTTTCGACGGAAATCTTTCTTTGAAAGACCTGCCGGTACCCGAACCTTCGCCTAACGAGGCACTCGTCAAAGTGCTCACGGCAGGTATTTGCAAGACTGATGTTGAAATCAGCCGCGGGTACATGGATTTTCAAGGGGTTTTGGGCCACGAATTCGTCGGCACTGTGGAACAGTCTCCCGACCCTGAACAACTGGGAGAGCGCGTTGTGGGCGAGATCAATGCCGGATGCGGAACCTGCTCGTGGTGCAAAGCAGGCATGGAACGGCACTGCCCCAACAGGACGTGCCTCGGTATTCTCGGGCGGAACGGCGCAATGGCAGAATACCTGACGCTGCCACCATCCAATCTCATCTCCGTTCCCGAGAACCTTGCCACCGAAAGGGCGGTTTTTGCCGAACCCCTTGCCGCTGCCCTTGAGATCCTGGAGCAGGTCCACGTCAAACCGGCAGATGAGGTGCTCGTCATTGGAGATGGAAAGCTCGGGCTGCTCGTCTGTATGGTATTGAGATTGACCGGATGCAAGCTGCTCCTCGTGGGCAAGCATCCGGAGAAGCTGAAGTACTTTCAAGATCTGGGCGGTTCAACCGCGCTTCTTCACGAATTGGCCGACACTCGGGACAAATTCGATGTTGTCGTTGAAGCTTCCGGAAGTCCCGGAGGATGGAAGCTTGCTCTCGATCGAGTGAAACCTCGCGGTACCCTGGTCCTGAAAAGCACGTACCACGGGTCCCTGGAATTCAACACAGCGCCCCTGGTGATCGACGAAATCACCGTTGTCGGATCGAGGTGCGGTCAGCTTGCCCCTGCATTGAGAGTCATGAGCCAGGGCCTCGTGGATCCGACCCCCCTGATAAGCGGAACATTTCTGTTGACTGAGGCGGAAACCGCATTCGTGAAATCGCAGGAACCCTCAAGTATGAAGGTTTTGTTGAAGATTGGTTCCTGA
- a CDS encoding secondary thiamine-phosphate synthase enzyme YjbQ translates to MIVHNSSISLRTEGFSDCRNITEEVEKAVHASGVREGLATVMVTGSTGAITTIEFESGAISDLKQALERLAPTDIEYAHNLRWHDGNGFSHVRAALMKPSLSVPITEGTLCLGTWQQIVLMDFDNRPRNRSVMIQVMGK, encoded by the coding sequence ATGATCGTTCATAACAGTTCAATCAGTCTTCGGACCGAAGGGTTCTCGGATTGCCGGAATATCACCGAGGAAGTGGAAAAAGCAGTGCATGCTTCGGGTGTTCGGGAAGGCCTGGCTACAGTAATGGTGACAGGTTCCACAGGCGCGATCACTACCATAGAATTCGAGTCCGGAGCAATAAGCGACTTGAAGCAAGCTTTGGAACGACTTGCTCCGACAGACATTGAATACGCGCACAACCTGAGATGGCATGATGGAAATGGATTTTCCCATGTGAGGGCAGCTCTCATGAAGCCTTCTCTCAGTGTTCCGATAACCGAAGGTACATTGTGCCTGGGCACATGGCAGCAGATCGTGCTCATGGATTTTGATAACCGGCCTCGAAACAGGTCCGTGATGATTCAGGTGATGGGAAAATAA
- the rfaD gene encoding ADP-glyceromanno-heptose 6-epimerase codes for MIIVTGGAGFIGSNIVRALNEAGEDDILIVDRLGQTEKWKNLLDLKFVDYEHKDDFLVRLERGLYDHGIWAVFHLGACSSTTEKNADYLMENNFQFSQKLASRFAGKRGVRFIYASSAATYGDGAQGYSDDHEAVARLLPLNMYGYSKQLFDWWALRTGILKTAVGIKYFNVYGPYEYHKADMRSVVIRSFFQIKKTGKVKLFKSYRPEYKDGEQVRDFIYVKDAVKITLHFLERPEVNGIFNAGTGTPRSFNDLAAGVFSALDLPVNIEYIDMPEGLEKKYQYHTCAETTKLKFAGFRDKLFTLESGIRDYVLNYLEKADAEA; via the coding sequence GTGATCATCGTAACCGGAGGCGCCGGATTCATAGGAAGCAACATAGTGAGAGCCCTGAACGAAGCAGGAGAAGACGACATCCTCATTGTCGATCGTCTCGGCCAAACTGAGAAATGGAAGAATCTCCTGGACTTGAAATTTGTCGATTACGAACACAAGGATGATTTTCTCGTGCGGCTCGAAAGGGGTCTCTACGACCATGGAATCTGGGCGGTTTTTCATCTGGGAGCGTGCAGTTCCACAACCGAAAAGAATGCCGATTATCTCATGGAAAACAACTTTCAGTTTTCTCAGAAATTAGCTTCCAGATTTGCCGGAAAGCGCGGCGTGAGATTCATCTACGCGTCAAGCGCGGCAACCTATGGTGACGGCGCTCAGGGATATTCCGACGATCATGAAGCCGTGGCCCGATTGCTCCCCTTGAATATGTACGGCTACTCAAAGCAGCTTTTCGACTGGTGGGCTCTCAGGACGGGAATCCTGAAGACAGCGGTGGGGATCAAATATTTCAACGTATACGGACCGTACGAGTATCACAAAGCCGATATGCGCAGCGTTGTCATCCGTTCCTTTTTTCAGATCAAGAAGACAGGAAAAGTGAAGCTCTTCAAATCATACAGGCCCGAATATAAAGACGGCGAGCAGGTAAGGGATTTCATCTACGTCAAGGACGCGGTGAAAATTACGCTCCATTTTCTGGAACGTCCCGAAGTAAATGGCATTTTCAATGCGGGAACCGGCACGCCGCGAAGCTTCAACGATCTGGCGGCAGGCGTATTCTCTGCGCTCGATCTGCCGGTGAATATTGAATACATAGATATGCCTGAAGGGCTGGAAAAGAAATATCAGTACCATACCTGTGCAGAAACAACGAAGCTGAAGTTTGCCGGTTTTCGAGACAAGCTCTTTACCCTGGAAAGCGGTATTCGCGATTACGTCTTGAACTATCTCGAAAAGGCAGATGCCGAGGCCTGA
- a CDS encoding molybdopterin molybdotransferase MoeA, translating into MIPIGEAQQKVLEEIPVLGRERIHILEALGRVLAQEVAAIRDVPSANNSAMDGYALRHEDIAGAEASNPKRVKLIGDSPAGRPYLEPIGPGEAVRIMTGGLIPPGADTVIMLEDTDRDGDYVICSNDPGNGAHVRPRGEDVQAGEVVLPAGTIVRPPEVGMLATLGHAYVQVHQRPLVAILSTGDELVDLDEPFTDGKVVCSNSYSLAAQVAECGGIPLSLGIATDNESDQRARISEGLRADVILTSGGVSVGKYDLVKDTLTQLGMRVKFWKVAMKPGKPLVFGTIGNKPVFGLPGNPTSAMISFEQFVRPALLKMMGHTNLYRPLVNAVLAQDIKVSPGRLHLVRCKLFDKDGTMMAVATGTQSSGALRSMVLADGLLVLPSERSPFSAGDSVSVQVLHSTPLSSHSPYE; encoded by the coding sequence GTGATACCTATTGGAGAAGCCCAGCAGAAAGTATTGGAAGAAATCCCGGTCTTGGGCAGGGAACGGATCCATATTCTCGAGGCACTCGGAAGGGTGCTCGCGCAGGAAGTGGCAGCAATCAGGGATGTTCCCTCTGCAAACAATTCCGCAATGGATGGTTATGCATTACGCCACGAAGATATCGCGGGGGCGGAAGCGTCCAATCCTAAAAGAGTGAAGCTCATAGGAGATTCTCCGGCAGGAAGACCTTACCTGGAACCCATAGGACCGGGTGAAGCCGTTCGCATTATGACGGGGGGCCTGATACCTCCGGGCGCGGACACGGTGATAATGCTGGAAGATACCGACAGGGACGGCGATTATGTGATTTGTTCCAACGATCCGGGCAATGGCGCACACGTCAGACCTCGTGGCGAAGACGTGCAAGCAGGCGAAGTGGTCTTGCCGGCAGGAACTATTGTCAGGCCGCCTGAAGTCGGTATGCTGGCAACCCTGGGGCATGCATACGTGCAAGTGCATCAAAGGCCTCTTGTCGCAATTCTCTCTACGGGCGATGAACTGGTCGACCTGGACGAACCCTTCACTGACGGCAAAGTGGTCTGCTCTAATTCCTACAGTCTAGCAGCGCAGGTTGCGGAGTGTGGAGGGATTCCCCTTTCCCTGGGAATAGCGACGGACAACGAATCCGATCAGCGTGCCCGGATTTCAGAAGGTTTGCGAGCTGACGTGATCCTCACTTCGGGCGGCGTTTCGGTTGGTAAATACGATCTGGTGAAAGATACGCTTACCCAGCTTGGAATGCGCGTCAAATTCTGGAAAGTCGCCATGAAACCGGGAAAACCTCTTGTCTTCGGGACCATAGGTAACAAGCCGGTATTCGGGCTTCCCGGCAACCCGACATCTGCCATGATCTCATTCGAACAGTTCGTGAGGCCCGCACTTCTCAAAATGATGGGTCACACGAATCTGTACAGACCTCTGGTAAATGCGGTTCTTGCTCAGGATATCAAAGTATCCCCTGGGCGGCTCCATCTCGTTCGCTGCAAGCTTTTCGACAAGGATGGAACAATGATGGCTGTGGCCACTGGAACGCAAAGCTCCGGGGCGTTGCGGTCGATGGTCCTCGCTGATGGTTTGTTGGTGCTGCCTTCAGAGCGCTCACCTTTTTCCGCAGGGGATTCGGTCAGCGTCCAAGTGCTGCACAGCACTCCTCTGAGTTCCCATTCGCCGTATGAGTAG
- a CDS encoding site-2 protease family protein has translation MRWSFRIGSIMGIPVKVHLTFVLLLILIYFVGVSVIGIGGLAGVVFVVLVFASVVFHELSHSLVARHYGIEVVDITLLPIGGVARMPNPPENPTQEILISVAGPAASMILGFSLWFFAELFGTGVSLRDLSVEKSLLAQLAAVNFVLAIFNLLPAFPMDGGRILRGFLALYLSKYTATRIAVGVGQVFAILLFFLGIFTMNFFMLLIALFVYLGAEAEERYSGIMLSLGEASAGAAMITHIEAVSPDATLGDLAALFTRGFQSDFPVVDDRRLVGLVTRDMLVNGLHEQGPSAPITSFMIKDFATAVEDTPLTEVFHKMQNTGIRAVPVLRGGELKGLVTLEQIGRYNMLCSGYSCEFLHPGKSSKVVAQ, from the coding sequence ATGAGATGGTCATTCAGAATCGGCTCCATTATGGGAATACCCGTTAAGGTTCATCTGACGTTCGTATTATTGCTGATTCTCATCTATTTTGTGGGAGTTTCCGTGATCGGAATCGGCGGACTCGCGGGAGTAGTATTCGTCGTTCTGGTTTTCGCGTCAGTCGTTTTCCACGAACTCAGTCATTCTCTCGTAGCCCGCCACTACGGCATAGAAGTCGTTGATATTACGTTGCTTCCTATCGGTGGGGTTGCCCGTATGCCGAATCCGCCCGAAAACCCGACCCAGGAGATCCTGATTTCCGTAGCAGGACCGGCAGCAAGTATGATCCTGGGTTTCTCTTTATGGTTCTTTGCTGAACTCTTCGGAACGGGTGTGAGTCTGCGGGATCTTTCCGTGGAAAAAAGCCTGCTGGCTCAACTCGCCGCGGTAAATTTCGTGCTGGCGATTTTTAATCTCCTTCCGGCGTTTCCCATGGATGGTGGAAGGATATTGCGAGGATTTCTGGCTCTTTATCTATCCAAGTACACCGCGACACGAATTGCGGTGGGAGTCGGCCAGGTTTTCGCTATTCTCCTGTTCTTCTTGGGAATATTTACCATGAATTTTTTCATGCTGCTCATTGCTCTGTTCGTGTACCTCGGAGCGGAAGCTGAAGAACGTTACTCGGGCATTATGCTGTCGCTTGGGGAAGCATCGGCAGGAGCGGCCATGATCACTCACATAGAAGCGGTCTCGCCCGACGCAACACTCGGCGATCTTGCAGCACTGTTCACCAGGGGATTTCAGTCCGACTTTCCTGTGGTGGATGACCGACGTCTGGTGGGATTGGTTACTCGAGATATGCTCGTGAACGGGCTTCACGAACAGGGCCCGTCTGCTCCTATTACTAGTTTTATGATCAAGGACTTTGCCACCGCAGTGGAAGACACTCCATTGACAGAGGTTTTTCATAAAATGCAGAACACCGGTATCAGAGCAGTTCCTGTGCTACGCGGCGGTGAGTTGAAAGGTCTGGTAACACTCGAACAAATCGGCCGGTACAATATGCTGTGCTCAGGCTATTCCTGTGAATTCCTGCATCCCGGAAAATCTTCGAAGGTGGTTGCACAGTGA
- a CDS encoding bifunctional ADP-dependent NAD(P)H-hydrate dehydratase/NAD(P)H-hydrate epimerase has product MYLVTAEEMRAFDATAIQEYGIPGIVLMENAGRTTFHIMKTRLGPDLQDLKVSVVAGPGNNGGDGYVIARYLINHGAEVETFLLSPRDKIQGDALINLKILEHMTSRIFHVTDSESMNVAARKWRESEVIVDAILGTGLNSEVRSPYRDAILEINSSQAIRVAVDLPSGLDADTGKILGCAVKADITATYGFKKVGMAVYPGIAYCGDIEVVDISIPLPAIEKNPPQAMLYSSPNAATYYGLRMNPEAHKGIFGHLLVIGGSPGKTGAPAMAAHAASRIGAGLVTVGVPAALNSILEVKLTEEMTAPLPESVPGFLGITALERLLDLAEGKRCVVLGPGLSTEYDIPEMVQRFLSSYTGWLVIDADGLNALSGRMDILKSTEAKVVLTPHPGEMARLTGKSPREVQEDRIGTARKFAVDFGVWVVLKGAGTITASPDGMIVINTTGNSWMASGGQGDVLSGILGGLLVQNIPPEEAIPFGVFLHGLAADSLLEKVGNSPMLATDLLQEIRILLGGKREE; this is encoded by the coding sequence ATGTATCTTGTAACTGCTGAGGAAATGAGGGCTTTTGACGCTACTGCGATTCAGGAATACGGCATTCCCGGGATAGTGCTGATGGAAAATGCCGGTCGAACAACGTTTCACATTATGAAAACGCGACTCGGACCAGATCTTCAGGATTTGAAGGTTTCCGTTGTCGCGGGTCCCGGGAATAACGGTGGAGACGGCTACGTGATTGCCCGATATCTGATCAATCACGGAGCCGAAGTCGAGACATTTCTTCTGAGTCCTCGCGACAAAATCCAGGGCGACGCGCTGATCAACCTGAAAATCCTGGAGCATATGACATCGCGTATTTTTCACGTCACCGATTCGGAATCCATGAATGTGGCGGCCAGAAAATGGCGCGAGAGCGAAGTGATTGTGGACGCAATTCTTGGCACCGGCTTGAATTCCGAAGTCCGTTCTCCGTACAGAGATGCCATTCTTGAGATAAACTCATCGCAAGCAATTCGGGTGGCAGTCGATCTGCCTTCCGGATTGGATGCGGATACGGGCAAGATCCTGGGGTGTGCAGTCAAGGCCGATATCACGGCCACGTACGGCTTTAAAAAAGTGGGCATGGCCGTATACCCCGGAATTGCTTACTGCGGCGATATCGAAGTCGTCGATATCTCCATACCGCTACCCGCAATAGAGAAGAATCCTCCGCAAGCAATGTTGTATTCAAGTCCCAACGCGGCGACCTACTATGGCCTGCGCATGAACCCCGAAGCCCACAAGGGGATTTTCGGACATCTGCTCGTCATTGGAGGTTCGCCGGGCAAAACCGGAGCTCCTGCAATGGCCGCACATGCAGCTTCACGGATTGGGGCAGGGCTTGTCACCGTTGGAGTTCCCGCGGCATTGAACTCGATTCTCGAAGTAAAACTCACGGAAGAGATGACAGCGCCTCTTCCCGAATCTGTCCCGGGATTTCTTGGGATAACTGCTCTGGAACGCTTGCTTGATCTGGCTGAAGGCAAACGCTGCGTTGTTCTCGGCCCCGGACTTTCCACGGAATACGATATTCCCGAGATGGTGCAGAGATTCCTGTCATCCTATACAGGATGGCTGGTGATCGATGCGGACGGCCTGAATGCCCTTTCGGGACGTATGGATATACTCAAGTCCACTGAAGCAAAAGTAGTCTTGACTCCTCATCCCGGAGAAATGGCACGGCTTACTGGCAAGAGTCCGCGGGAAGTGCAAGAGGACAGGATCGGAACAGCACGGAAGTTTGCCGTGGATTTCGGGGTCTGGGTAGTGCTCAAGGGAGCGGGGACTATAACCGCATCACCTGACGGCATGATTGTGATTAACACCACCGGCAATTCCTGGATGGCTTCCGGCGGTCAAGGCGATGTGCTGAGCGGAATCCTCGGCGGGCTGCTTGTCCAGAATATCCCTCCCGAAGAGGCTATCCCCTTTGGTGTCTTTCTCCACGGTCTGGCTGCGGACAGCCTTCTGGAAAAGGTCGGAAACTCGCCGATGCTGGCAACTGACCTGCTGCAGGAAATCAGGATACTGCTGGGCGGCAAACGTGAAGAATAA
- a CDS encoding XdhC family aldehyde oxidoreductase maturation factor: MTAIWKAAAEQFEQVQDFVVATILGVRGSSPRHVGTRFLVKKDGGTVGTIGGGLFESQVQEFALHALNTGTSHRAHFSFQGKDAQSVDMICGGEADVLIEFISADDIKKQEIFRKVLEIKKERASGYFFTTLQTNPGSTGGAINHLLLDGAGKKWGGFSGEESALEAMPAQRLLKPAQLLDVSDLSSPVFLEWLHPTGTVYIFGAGHVGICVAHLAAYVDFKVVVLDDRSEFACIEKCPDADEIIVLDDYESALSKLQINEDCYLVIVTRGHAHDKTVLAQCLNTPAAYIGMIGSRRKTQLIFELLMKQGFSRESIERVHAPIGLPIGGETPQEIAVSIIAQMIQIRNKKDSPLTTKSVCMG; encoded by the coding sequence ATGACGGCAATCTGGAAAGCCGCTGCAGAGCAATTCGAGCAAGTCCAGGATTTCGTAGTGGCAACGATCCTCGGTGTTCGAGGGTCTTCTCCCCGGCATGTGGGGACTCGATTTCTCGTAAAAAAGGACGGAGGAACCGTAGGAACTATAGGCGGAGGCCTCTTCGAATCTCAGGTGCAGGAATTTGCACTTCACGCATTGAATACTGGGACTTCCCATCGAGCGCACTTCTCATTTCAGGGAAAAGATGCGCAGTCCGTCGACATGATCTGTGGCGGAGAAGCCGATGTGCTTATAGAATTCATTTCTGCCGATGATATAAAAAAACAGGAAATCTTTCGGAAAGTCTTGGAGATTAAAAAAGAGAGAGCATCAGGATACTTTTTCACTACTCTGCAAACCAACCCGGGAAGTACCGGAGGTGCAATAAATCATCTGCTTCTCGATGGCGCAGGAAAGAAATGGGGTGGATTCTCCGGAGAAGAATCGGCTCTGGAAGCCATGCCGGCTCAACGTCTCTTAAAGCCGGCTCAGCTATTGGACGTGTCGGACTTATCAAGTCCTGTATTTCTCGAATGGCTCCATCCCACAGGAACGGTCTATATCTTCGGAGCGGGTCACGTTGGGATTTGTGTAGCGCATTTGGCTGCGTACGTGGATTTCAAAGTGGTCGTCCTGGATGACCGCTCGGAATTTGCCTGCATCGAAAAATGTCCTGATGCTGACGAAATTATTGTACTCGATGATTATGAATCTGCTTTGTCCAAGCTTCAGATAAACGAGGACTGTTATCTCGTGATCGTCACAAGAGGCCATGCGCACGATAAGACAGTGCTGGCTCAATGCCTGAATACTCCTGCTGCATACATTGGCATGATCGGATCGCGAAGAAAGACACAGCTCATATTTGAGCTGCTGATGAAACAAGGATTCAGCCGTGAAAGCATCGAGCGCGTACATGCTCCCATCGGCTTGCCTATCGGAGGCGAAACACCTCAAGAGATCGCAGTATCTATAATCGCGCAGATGATTCAGATCAGAAACAAGAAGGATTCGCCTCTGACAACCAAAAGTGTGTGCATGGGATAA
- a CDS encoding glycosyltransferase family 2 protein, which produces MLNGKKIIVVLPAYNAAATLEKTVSELDRDVVDEVLLVDDFSADETVCLARGLDIRCFLHDRNYGYGRNQKTCYREALKSEADVIVMLHPDYQYSPKLVPAMAAMVVSGEYEVVLGSRILGGKARSGGMPLYKYIFNRMLTLAENLFLGSKLSEFHTGFRAFSRSVLEELPIHENSDDFMFDNEMLAQAIYFKFNVGEISCPTRYFPEASSINFRRSVVYGLGVLWTSVRFRLQKWGVASFRIFAAREPAPAPDYYTEID; this is translated from the coding sequence ATGCTGAACGGGAAAAAGATCATTGTTGTTCTGCCGGCGTACAATGCAGCCGCAACACTGGAAAAGACAGTGTCTGAGCTGGATCGAGACGTTGTGGATGAGGTTCTTCTGGTCGACGATTTTTCTGCCGACGAAACAGTGTGCCTGGCACGAGGACTGGATATCCGCTGCTTTCTCCATGACCGAAATTACGGGTATGGCCGGAATCAGAAGACCTGCTATCGAGAAGCTCTGAAATCCGAAGCCGATGTCATTGTGATGCTGCACCCGGATTATCAGTATTCCCCCAAACTGGTTCCCGCAATGGCGGCAATGGTGGTGTCCGGAGAATACGAAGTGGTGCTTGGTTCCCGCATCCTGGGAGGAAAAGCGAGAAGCGGGGGCATGCCGTTGTACAAATATATCTTCAACAGAATGTTGACACTCGCTGAAAATCTTTTCCTCGGTTCCAAGCTTTCCGAATTTCACACGGGCTTTCGCGCGTTTTCCCGGTCCGTGTTGGAAGAACTGCCTATTCACGAGAATTCCGACGATTTCATGTTCGATAATGAAATGCTCGCTCAAGCCATCTATTTCAAATTCAATGTGGGGGAAATATCCTGTCCGACACGGTACTTTCCCGAGGCTTCTTCCATCAATTTCCGGAGATCTGTTGTGTACGGCCTGGGAGTCCTCTGGACGTCCGTTCGATTTCGTCTGCAAAAATGGGGGGTAGCGAGTTTTCGTATTTTCGCGGCTCGGGAACCCGCTCCTGCTCCTGATTATTACACCGAAATAGATTAA